One Haliaeetus albicilla voucher IN1796 mitochondrion, complete genome genomic window, TCGCCTCAAAACGAAAAGTCTTACAACCAGAACTAACCGCAACTAACGTCGAATGAATCCACGGCTGCCCACCCCCATACCACACCTTCGAAGAACCAGCTTTCGTTCAAGTCCAAGAAAGGAAGGAATCGAACCCCCGTACACTGGTTTCAAGCCAGCCGCATCTAACCATCTATGCTTCTTTCTCCCATGGAGTGTTAGTAAAACAATTACATAACCTTGTCAAGGCTAAATCGCAAGTGAAAATCCTGCACACCCCACCATGGCCAACCACTCACAGTTCGGCTTCCAAGACGCCTCCTCCCCGATCATAGAAGAACTCGTTGAATTCCACGACCACGCCCTAATAGTCGCATTAGCAATTTGCAGCCTAGTCCTATACCTCCTAGCACTCATACTAATAGAAAAACTATCTTCAAACACCGTAGATGCCCAGGAAATTGAACTAATCTGAACCATCCTACCAGCAATCGTCCTCATTATACTAGCCCTCCCATCCCTACAAATCCTGTACATAATAGATGAAATCAACGAACCAGACCTTACACTAAAAGCCATTGGCCATCAATGATACTGAACCTACGAGTACACAGACTTCAAAGACCTAACATTCGACTCCTACATAATCCCAACAACAGATCTCCCACTAGGACACTTCCGACTGTTAGAAGTTGACCACCGCGTAGTCATCCCAATAGAATCCCCCATTCGCATTATCGTCACTGCCAACGACGTACTTCATGCCTGAGCAATCCCTGCATTAGGCGTAAAAACCGATGCAATTCCAGGACGACTAAACCAAACATCATTCATCACCACCCGACCGGGAGTCTTCTACGGCCAATGTTCAGAAATCTGCGGAGCTAACCACAGCTACATACCAATCGTAGTAGAATCAACCCCTTTAGCCCACTTCGAGCACTGATCCTCACTCATATCCTCCTAATCATTAAGAAGCTATGCAACAGCACTAGCCTTTTAAGCTAGAGATAGAGGACCACTAGCTCCTCCTTAATGATATGCCACAACTCAACCCAACCCCCTGATTTCTCATTATACTAACATCATGACTGATCTTTACACTAATCATTCAACCCAAACTTCTACCCTTTATTTCCACTAACACCCCATCCAACAAGCCCACCACAACCACCCACACCCCCTCCTGAAACTGACCATGAACCTAAGCTTCTTCGACCAATTCGCAAGCCCCCACCTCCTAGGCATCCCACTCATCCTAATTTCAATACTACTCCCTACCCTACTACTCCCTTCACCCACCAATCGATGAATTACTAATCGATTCTCCACCCTCCAACTATGATTTATTCACCTAACCACAAAACAACTAATACTACCCCTAAATAAAGGAGGACATAAGTGAGCCCTAATCCTAACCTCACTAATAATCCTCTTACTCACAATCAACCTATCAGGACTACTACCCTACACATTTACCCCGACTACCCAACTATCAATAAACATAGCTCTTGCTTTTCCCCTCTGATTAGCTACCCTCCTCACAGGCCTACGAAACCAGCCCACAACATCCCTCGGCCATCTCCTGCCCGAAGGAACCCCAACACCACTAATCCCCGCTCTAATCCTAATCGAAACCATCAGCCTACTCATCCGACCCCTAGCCCTAGGAGTCCGCCTTACAGCAAACCTAACAGCAGGACATCTACTAATCCAACTCATCTCCACTGCCACTGCCGTACTACTCCCGATCCTTCCATCAGTATCTGCCTTGACCATGCTAATCCTGCTACTACTAACTATCCTAGAAATTGCAGTAGCCATAATCCAAGCCTACGTCTTTGTCCTACTCCTAAGCCTATACCTACAAGAAAACATCTAATGGCCCACCAAGCACACTCCTACCACATAGTAGATCCCAGCCCCTGACCCATCTTCGGCGCAGCAGCCGCCCTACTCACCACCTCAGGACTCATTATATGATTCCACTACAATTCCTCCCAACTCCTGTCCCTAGGCATTCTTTCCATACTTCTAGTCATACTACAATGATGGCGAGATATTGTACGAGAAAGCACATT contains:
- the COX2 gene encoding cytochrome c oxidase subunit II; its protein translation is MANHSQFGFQDASSPIMEELVEFHDHALMVALAICSLVLYLLALMLMEKLSSNTVDAQEIELIWTILPAIVLIMLALPSLQILYMMDEINEPDLTLKAIGHQWYWTYEYTDFKDLTFDSYMIPTTDLPLGHFRLLEVDHRVVIPMESPIRIIVTANDVLHAWAIPALGVKTDAIPGRLNQTSFITTRPGVFYGQCSEICGANHSYMPIVVESTPLAHFEHWSSLMSS
- the ATP6 gene encoding ATP synthase F0 subunit 6 codes for the protein MNLSFFDQFASPHLLGIPLILISMLLPTLLLPSPTNRWITNRFSTLQLWFIHLTTKQLMLPLNKGGHKWALILTSLMILLLTINLSGLLPYTFTPTTQLSMNMALAFPLWLATLLTGLRNQPTTSLGHLLPEGTPTPLIPALILIETISLLIRPLALGVRLTANLTAGHLLIQLISTATAVLLPILPSVSALTMLILLLLTILEIAVAMIQAYVFVLLLSLYLQENI
- the ATP8 gene encoding ATP synthase F0 subunit 8 — its product is MPQLNPTPWFLIMLTSWLIFTLIIQPKLLPFISTNTPSNKPTTTTHTPSWNWPWT